Proteins encoded together in one Mastomys coucha isolate ucsf_1 unplaced genomic scaffold, UCSF_Mcou_1 pScaffold16, whole genome shotgun sequence window:
- the LOC116094183 gene encoding histone H4 codes for MSGRGKGGKGLGKGGAKRHRKVLRDNIQGITKPAIRRLARRGGVKRISGLIYEETRGVLKVFLENVIRDAVTYTEHAKRKTVTAMDVVYALKRQGRTLYGFGG; via the coding sequence ATGTCTGGCAGAGGAAAGGGTGGAAAGGGCTTGGGCAAGGGCGGCGCCAAGCGCCACCGCAAGGTCCTGCGGGACAACATCCAGGGGATCACCAAGCCCGCCATCCGCCGCCTAGCTCGGCGTGGCGGTGTCAAGCGCATCTCCGGCCTCATCTACGAGGAGACCCGTGGTGTCCTGAAGGTGTTCCTGGAGAACGTCATCCGCGACGCAGTTACCTACACTGAGCACGCCAAGCGCAAGACTGTCACGGCCATGGATGTGGTGTACGCTCTCAAACGCCAGGGCCGCACCCTCTACGGCTTCGGAGGCTAG
- the LOC116093451 gene encoding histone H3, whose amino-acid sequence MARTKQTARKSTGGKAPRKQLATKAARKSAPATGGVKKPHRYRPGTVALREIRRYQKSTELLIRKLPFQRLVREIAQDFKTDLRFQSSAVMALQEASEAYLVGLFEDTNLCAIHAKRVTIMPKDIQLARRIRGERA is encoded by the coding sequence ATGGCCCGTACGAAACAGACCGCCCGCAAGTCGACCGGCGGCAAGGCCCCGCGCAAGCAGCTGGCCACCAAGGCGGCCCGCAAGAGCGCCCCGGCCACGGGCGGCGTGAAGAAGCCGCACCGCTACCGGCCCGGCACCGTGGCGCTGCGCGAGATCCGGCGCTACCAGAAGTCGACCGAGCTGCTGATCCGCAAGCTGCCGTTCCAGCGCCTGGTGCGCGAGATCGCGCAGGACTTCAAGACGGACCTGCGCTTCCAGAGCTCGGCCGTCATGGCGCTGCAGGAGGCCAGCGAGGCCTACCTGGTGGGGCTGTTCGAGGACACCAACCTGTGCGCCATCCACGCCAAGCGCGTCACCATCATGCCCAAGGACATCCAGCTGGCCCGCCGCATCCGTGGGGAGCGCGCCTGA
- the LOC116093452 gene encoding histone H2B type 2-F has product MPDPAKSAPAPKKGSKKAVTKVQKKDGKKRKRSRKESYSVYVYKVLKQVHPDTGISSKAMGIMNSFVNDIFERIAGEASRLAHYNKRSTITSREIQTAVRLLLPGELAKHAVSEGTKAVTKYTSSK; this is encoded by the coding sequence ATGCCGGATCCAGCGAAGTCTGCCCCTGCACCAAAGAAGGGCTCGAAGAAAGCTGTCACGAAAGTACAGAAGAAAGATGGCAAGAAGCGCAAGCGCAGCCGCAAGGAGAGCTACTCTGTCTACGTGTACAAGGTGCTGAAGCAAGTGCACCCGGACACCGGCATCTCCTCTAAGGCCATGGGAATCATGAATTCCTTCGTGAATGACATCTTCGAGCGCATCGCAGGTGAGGCTTCCCGTCTGGCGCATTACAACAAGCGCTCGACTATCACTTCCCGGGAGATCCAGACGGCGGTGCGCCTGCTGCTGCCGGGGGAGCTGGCTAAACATGCCGTGTCGGAGGGCACCAAGGCCGTCACCAAGTACACCAGCTCCAAGTGA